A DNA window from Seriola aureovittata isolate HTS-2021-v1 ecotype China chromosome 8, ASM2101889v1, whole genome shotgun sequence contains the following coding sequences:
- the lamp2 gene encoding lysosome-associated membrane glycoprotein 2 isoform X3 produces MSRHAAFVLFLACGIAFHVSHGVEVNVTDSKDKLCLYANLMVNFSVSYETKGNENKTVKMELPNDVTKSASKCDNISSLLKLDFGDGHSFSMNFSMSGKMYQADFITVSFNLSDSSQFPDSLSNETVSVTVKPQITNVGVDTCYSCKSEDVIRADFVNMTLWNVLIQAFVSNGSKSEKITSCKADTPTTPVPPTTHATSTTTAAPVTNSTSTAPPPTTTPTPTLPPPITGNYSIKSGNSTACLLANFGLRIGFKQGEKYQEMNLEPNVTKVSGTCGVNSSELQLTSNTMTVMFTFTNDTAKFRLHALNFTTKMSSGVEFSEGNTNLSLWEAALGSSYMCNKEQNYTITGLLTLYTFNLRVQPFGVAKGVFSTAHECSLDDTSILIPIIVGAALAGLILIVVIAYVIGRRKTYVGYQTL; encoded by the exons ATGTCCCGACATGCTGCATTTGTCTTGTTCCTTGCCTGTGGGATCG ccTTCCATGTGTCACATGGTGTTGAGGTGAATGTCACAGACTCAAAGGACAAGTTATGCCTCTATGCTAATCTGATGGTCAACTTCTCAGTCTCGTACGAAACAAAGGGCAATGAG aataaaacagtcAAGATGGAACTTCCCAATGATGTCACAAAAAGTGCAAGTAAATGTGACAACATAAGCTCATTGCTGAAGCTTGACTTCGGAGACGGGCACTCCTTCAGCATGAACTTCAGCATGAGTGGAAAAATGTACCAGGCAGACTTCATCACAGTTTCCTTCAATCTCAGCGACTCATCTCAGTTCCCTGATTCTCTATCAAATG AAACTGTATCTGTGACCGTGAAACCTCAGATTACAAATGTGGGCGTGGATACCTGCTACTCATGCAAGAGTGAAGACGTGATACGGGCTGATTTTGTTAATATGACACTGTGGAACGTGCTCATACAAGCTTTTGTCAGTAACGGCAGCAAGAGTGAAAAGA TCACCTCTTGTAAAGCTGATACACCCACGACCCCTGTTCCCCCCACCACTCACGCCACCAGTACAACCACTGCAGCTCCTGTCACAAACTCTACTTCCACTGCCCCgcctcccaccaccaccccgacccccaccctccccccacccaTCACTGGGAACTACAGCATCAAGTCTGGTAACAGCACAGCCTGTCTGTTAGCCAACTTTGGCCTGCGGATTGGTTTCAAGCAAGGAGAG AAATATCAGGAGATGAACCTCGAGCCCAACGTGACCAAAGTCTCTGGAACATGCGGAGTCAACAgcagtgagctgcagctgacCTCAAACACAATGACCGTCATGTTCACCTTCACCAAT gACACAGCAAAATTCCGTCTACATGCTCTCAACTTCACCACGAAGATGAGCTCTG GTGTGGAGTTCTCTGAGGGGAACACCAACCTGAGTCTGTGGGAGGCGGCTCTCGGCAGCTCCTACATGTGTAACAAGGAGCAGAACTACACCATCACCGGCTTGCTCACCCTCTACACCTTCAACCTACGAGTGCAGCCCTTTGGAGTCGCAAAGGGTGTTTTCAGTACAG CCCATGAATGTTCATTGGATGACACCAGCATCTTAATCCCAATCATTGTTGGCGCTGCTCTGGCTGGCTTGATTCTCATTGTAGTGATCGCTTACGTGATTGGTCGAAGAAAGACTTATGTTGGATACCAGACCCTTTAA
- the lamp2 gene encoding lysosome-associated membrane glycoprotein 2 isoform X2, whose protein sequence is MSRHAAFVLFLACGIAFHVSHGVEVNVTDSKDKLCLYANLMVNFSVSYETKGNENKTVKMELPNDVTKSASKCDNISSLLKLDFGDGHSFSMNFSMSGKMYQADFITVSFNLSDSSQFPDSLSNETVSVTVKPQITNVGVDTCYSCKSEDVIRADFVNMTLWNVLIQAFVSNGSKSEKITSCKADTPTTPVPPTTHATSTTTAAPVTNSTSTAPPPTTTPTPTLPPPITGNYSIKSGNSTACLLANFGLRIGFKQGEKYQEMNLEPNVTKVSGTCGVNSSELQLTSNTMTVMFTFTNDTAKFRLHALNFTTKMSSGVEFSEGNTNLSLWEAALGSSYMCNKEQNYTITGLLTLYTFNLRVQPFGVAKGVFSTAEDCQADGESFLVPIAVGVALLVLILIVLLAYFIGRKRNMATGYESF, encoded by the exons ATGTCCCGACATGCTGCATTTGTCTTGTTCCTTGCCTGTGGGATCG ccTTCCATGTGTCACATGGTGTTGAGGTGAATGTCACAGACTCAAAGGACAAGTTATGCCTCTATGCTAATCTGATGGTCAACTTCTCAGTCTCGTACGAAACAAAGGGCAATGAG aataaaacagtcAAGATGGAACTTCCCAATGATGTCACAAAAAGTGCAAGTAAATGTGACAACATAAGCTCATTGCTGAAGCTTGACTTCGGAGACGGGCACTCCTTCAGCATGAACTTCAGCATGAGTGGAAAAATGTACCAGGCAGACTTCATCACAGTTTCCTTCAATCTCAGCGACTCATCTCAGTTCCCTGATTCTCTATCAAATG AAACTGTATCTGTGACCGTGAAACCTCAGATTACAAATGTGGGCGTGGATACCTGCTACTCATGCAAGAGTGAAGACGTGATACGGGCTGATTTTGTTAATATGACACTGTGGAACGTGCTCATACAAGCTTTTGTCAGTAACGGCAGCAAGAGTGAAAAGA TCACCTCTTGTAAAGCTGATACACCCACGACCCCTGTTCCCCCCACCACTCACGCCACCAGTACAACCACTGCAGCTCCTGTCACAAACTCTACTTCCACTGCCCCgcctcccaccaccaccccgacccccaccctccccccacccaTCACTGGGAACTACAGCATCAAGTCTGGTAACAGCACAGCCTGTCTGTTAGCCAACTTTGGCCTGCGGATTGGTTTCAAGCAAGGAGAG AAATATCAGGAGATGAACCTCGAGCCCAACGTGACCAAAGTCTCTGGAACATGCGGAGTCAACAgcagtgagctgcagctgacCTCAAACACAATGACCGTCATGTTCACCTTCACCAAT gACACAGCAAAATTCCGTCTACATGCTCTCAACTTCACCACGAAGATGAGCTCTG GTGTGGAGTTCTCTGAGGGGAACACCAACCTGAGTCTGTGGGAGGCGGCTCTCGGCAGCTCCTACATGTGTAACAAGGAGCAGAACTACACCATCACCGGCTTGCTCACCCTCTACACCTTCAACCTACGAGTGCAGCCCTTTGGAGTCGCAAAGGGTGTTTTCAGTACAG CTGAGGATTGCCAGGCCGATGGGGAGAGCTTCCTTGTTCCCATAGCTGTCGGAGTTGCCCTGCTTGTACTCATTCTTATCGTTCTTCTGGCCTATTTCATcgggagaaagagaaacatggCCACCGGCTACGAGTCTTTCTAG
- the lamp2 gene encoding lysosome-associated membrane glycoprotein 2 isoform X1 — protein MSRHAAFVLFLACGIAFHVSHGVEVNVTDSKDKLCLYANLMVNFSVSYETKGNENKTVKMELPNDVTKSASKCDNISSLLKLDFGDGHSFSMNFSMSGKMYQADFITVSFNLSDSSQFPDSLSNETVSVTVKPQITNVGVDTCYSCKSEDVIRADFVNMTLWNVLIQAFVSNGSKSEKITSCKADTPTTPVPPTTHATSTTTAAPVTNSTSTAPPPTTTPTPTLPPPITGNYSIKSGNSTACLLANFGLRIGFKQGEKYQEMNLEPNVTKVSGTCGVNSSELQLTSNTMTVMFTFTNDTAKFRLHALNFTTKMSSGVEFSEGNTNLSLWEAALGSSYMCNKEQNYTITGLLTLYTFNLRVQPFGVAKGVFSTAEECFLDSDLSFLVPIAVGVALSFLIILVLISYLIGRRKSRTGYQSV, from the exons ATGTCCCGACATGCTGCATTTGTCTTGTTCCTTGCCTGTGGGATCG ccTTCCATGTGTCACATGGTGTTGAGGTGAATGTCACAGACTCAAAGGACAAGTTATGCCTCTATGCTAATCTGATGGTCAACTTCTCAGTCTCGTACGAAACAAAGGGCAATGAG aataaaacagtcAAGATGGAACTTCCCAATGATGTCACAAAAAGTGCAAGTAAATGTGACAACATAAGCTCATTGCTGAAGCTTGACTTCGGAGACGGGCACTCCTTCAGCATGAACTTCAGCATGAGTGGAAAAATGTACCAGGCAGACTTCATCACAGTTTCCTTCAATCTCAGCGACTCATCTCAGTTCCCTGATTCTCTATCAAATG AAACTGTATCTGTGACCGTGAAACCTCAGATTACAAATGTGGGCGTGGATACCTGCTACTCATGCAAGAGTGAAGACGTGATACGGGCTGATTTTGTTAATATGACACTGTGGAACGTGCTCATACAAGCTTTTGTCAGTAACGGCAGCAAGAGTGAAAAGA TCACCTCTTGTAAAGCTGATACACCCACGACCCCTGTTCCCCCCACCACTCACGCCACCAGTACAACCACTGCAGCTCCTGTCACAAACTCTACTTCCACTGCCCCgcctcccaccaccaccccgacccccaccctccccccacccaTCACTGGGAACTACAGCATCAAGTCTGGTAACAGCACAGCCTGTCTGTTAGCCAACTTTGGCCTGCGGATTGGTTTCAAGCAAGGAGAG AAATATCAGGAGATGAACCTCGAGCCCAACGTGACCAAAGTCTCTGGAACATGCGGAGTCAACAgcagtgagctgcagctgacCTCAAACACAATGACCGTCATGTTCACCTTCACCAAT gACACAGCAAAATTCCGTCTACATGCTCTCAACTTCACCACGAAGATGAGCTCTG GTGTGGAGTTCTCTGAGGGGAACACCAACCTGAGTCTGTGGGAGGCGGCTCTCGGCAGCTCCTACATGTGTAACAAGGAGCAGAACTACACCATCACCGGCTTGCTCACCCTCTACACCTTCAACCTACGAGTGCAGCCCTTTGGAGTCGCAAAGGGTGTTTTCAGTACAG ctgaggAATGCTTCCTGGACTCTGATTTGAGCTTTTTGGTGCCCATTGCAGTGGGTGTGGCGCTCAGCTTCCTAATCATCCTTGTGCTTATCTCTTACCTGATTGGCCGGAGGAAGAGTCGCACTGGCTACCAGTCTGTATAA